One Schlesneria paludicola DSM 18645 DNA segment encodes these proteins:
- a CDS encoding SOS response-associated peptidase, with protein sequence SAFKSRRCLVMASGFYEWRKLDAKNKQPYYISLTNGAPMPMAGLWEVWKLPEGETVESCTIITHTANDMMEPLHDRMPVILTHALVDPWLDPAINDPAAIQPMLEHFPADEMQAWPVSKDVGNVRNQGERLIEAITVGA encoded by the coding sequence TCGGCTTTCAAATCCCGCCGCTGTCTCGTGATGGCCAGTGGGTTCTACGAGTGGCGGAAACTCGATGCTAAGAATAAACAGCCGTATTACATCAGCCTGACGAACGGCGCGCCAATGCCGATGGCGGGGTTGTGGGAGGTCTGGAAGTTGCCGGAAGGGGAAACCGTGGAGTCTTGCACAATCATCACCCACACGGCAAACGACATGATGGAGCCGCTTCATGACAGAATGCCGGTGATCCTCACTCATGCACTCGTCGACCCATGGCTAGACCCGGCGATCAATGATCCAGCAGCGATTCAGCCGATGCTCGAGCATTTCCCAGCTGACGAAATGCAGGCTTGGCCCGTCAGCAAGGATGTCGGAAATGTCCGTAATCAGGGCGAACGGCTGATCGAGGCGATTACTGTGGGAGCCTGA